From Bacillus sp. Bos-x628, the proteins below share one genomic window:
- a CDS encoding YflJ family protein, which produces MHYGSKGWYVAELKKLGVTKHEGRKLQSFKTYFLANLLEQNKRAHK; this is translated from the coding sequence ATGCATTATGGTAGCAAAGGCTGGTATGTAGCAGAGTTGAAAAAGCTTGGTGTCACAAAGCATGAAGGTAGAAAACTTCAAAGCTTTAAAACCTATTTCTTAGCAAATCTTCTTGAGCAAAATAAGCGCGCTCATAAGTGA